The DNA region TTGACCCAATTGAGAGTAATTTATGCAGATGACGAACAGTCCCTCCCTGAAATGTCAGATTCGTATTTGTCATTTCCATCTAAAAATTCAGTTGATGTGATCTAAGTCATTGATGTTGCCTTTTATATACAATTGCTTAGATGGATTTAATTAACTAAGAACGTTCTTAACATACCTGGAAAACCCTGCAACGCTCATTTTGCTTCTTCAGTGTTATGCTAGGTGAAGTATTTCcgacctttttaaaaaaagaataaaaaatacaccGACAGACATAATAAGGAGAAGCATAAGAATGTCAAACAGGTTTAAGAGACAATAGACTGCTACACTAACCTGAGCCATAGGAGTTCCATTATCAGTATTGATAAGCTTGCCAGATTCAGGTTCAACCTCAAAAAGATTAGCATTACTTTCTTCATGGAAAAATCCCGGTTTTGCACTGTATATATAGTCAAAGTCAACAACTGTCATAAATTAccctaaaaacacaaaatattggAGCTACTGGCAGAACAGAATTTTTCAAACAAGAGTGAAAATTAATACTTCAAAGTGTGGATATAATTCTATCTTATTATCAGAACAAGACTATTAAAAGCATCTTTAAGAATGCAATCCATGGTTTTATAACATGCTGATGGAAGCTGGCcattagttaaaataatatttttgcaattttggTGCAAATTATATGCCAAATGCTAATTACTAaacttctttaataaaaaaaaaaaggaatcaacAATCAATATTTTAGCTGTTAAATATGctattttaaggaaaaaaacattacCTGCCAGTGATGACAACATCAAAGTACTGAAGCCAATCAAAGTTGCAACCATCGAGTGTACGGGACTCGCAGAGAAAATTCATCACAATATTTGTATAGTCCCACAAACTGCAAAGATAAAGCAATGATTACTTATAGTCCCATCTCAAGTAAGTTGTAACATCCAGAAAAGTCACATGCAAGAAACTAGAAAGAAATCTGCTAGGATGTTATGTAACATTTGTTCTGAATATGAAAAGATATTCATTATCCATAGCATTCCAATGGGGAAAAGAACAGGAATGGGGAGGGGAAGATTTATTACCTATTTGTTACCAAGAACGTTGCCCGTCGAGAATCCCTGAGCATTTTGAGAAGTGGAACTATAGACTTATCCTCGTTGATGTACCTAGTAGATGAAGCCCAGAGACATAAAGACAAAAGCACCCATaaccaaaaataaagaagaacaaGTTAAAGAACCTTTTCCAAATAacctaaaaattatataaatcatttgTCTATTCTGTCTAAACCAGCATCCATTAGATCATTTGTCTATTCAGCAAAACAAACTGCAATTAAGGTCTCTTCTTAACTAATAAATATAGCCTTCTTAACTAGAAAAACAGCATAAATAGAAAAGCAGAAATATCACCAATGATTGACAACCGCTTGAGGAATTAATGCCAATTTTTTAACTTACTTTTTAGGATCTTTTGCTACCATTTGCTTTAAAGTTCCATCACGATGGCACATATCAACAGCAGATCGAACATCTTTGTACATGCGAGCATAGCTGAAAGAGTTGGTTGTGAAACAATGAGCTTTCAAGATCTACACTTCATTGAAGAACAGGTCTACCCTCTACCACATCAATTGGTTATTTATTATCTACAAACAACTGCAGGTGATTCTTGTGGATGTTATTCAATAGCAATACCATAACATTTCATCTTTAATACGAACCCCAataattacttgactcctaaaAGTTGGATAACCGTAAATATGGAAACCCTTTGCAAGGAAATGAATAATTCATTGTTAAAAACCCCATCTGTATTATGTAGCTGTACTATGATGTTTCTGCTGGTATTTAAACCACATATGTAAACATGCTTGTTTTTACCATTCAAAGCGCACACTTTTATTGCCAAACCAGTGAAGTTCACAGCAGAGAAACATGTTCTGCCTGAAGTTGGTATATTTTAGGCCCTTAAagcttttttaatcttaaacaaAGTTATAGCAACAACTAAGTTGGCAAAATTGAATCAGCATATGAAGGGGAAGAGAAAAGGGATTTGGTTTAGTTGGAATTTACCATTATAGAGAattcacataaataaataaataaataaaagacctGGTACCACAtaagacaataaaaataaaagctgcATTCTTACTCTACTCTTGCTGGAACTCTTCCTGGGTTTTTGTCCATAAAGTCAACAAGCTGGGAAAACAAATAGGCTTCAGCTAATGAGAAAAGAGTATCAATAAGCGCATAATCTGGCTCGTCAAAAGCATCTCGTATCAGAGTATTCCCATAGGTGCCAACTTTCTCTTCCTTGGTCAACTCTCTAAATCCATGGTATGCCACTTTCACATATTTATGACGATCCATCTGTATATTGCAAATCACTAGTTCAAATATTTTCCCACACAAATGttctttaagtaaaaaacagCTAATGAGAAACTATTGATGAGTAACCTTCAAGATATTGCCTCTCTTTTTATCTACAACCAATCCTCTGACCATGTACTTCCAATTAAATGTCCAGCCCAACAACTGCATAGAAACACCATTCTTAGCCAACATACTGTCAAATTCAATGGAGCAAAGCAGCACAGGTTTTAAGAAAGACAAACCTCTTCAGGATAGCCAAGATTAGACACCAACTTTTCAATCGTGCCTTCATACGCAAGTTTCTCAAAGGTTTCAGGCTTATACTGTGCCAATGTGTAATCCATATCAAAGCCGACAgctataatatttctcatgttCAATGACCTATTGCAGAAGATCCGTTTTCCAAGTTCAGCTTCATCTTTCCCCCCTTCAGGAGATGACCATATGCATGGTTCTTGAACTCCATCCCTACTCTCCATAAGCTCAGAGCCCAATCTCTGGTCACCTAAAACAGCCTTCTGACCCTTGTCCATCTTATAGCTCATGTGCAACTGATTGACTCCTGAGATATTCAAAAGAATTAACTTTTAACATCGATAAATAATGACATTCAAATTACACCATGCACAACACGAAAGAAATCCATTACTCaacaaattcaagaaaacaaggTTTTATGGTACATACACGACTCGCATTAAGCCATATTAGATAGATGCAAAACACGcatgattaaagaaaaaagaaaagaaaaagaaaaaagaaaaaaaaaagggggttaAGTGCTCTTATGATCAAGTTGACCAATCTACATAATCCAACACTATAGGTGAAATGACTAGCAAACAGCACACAACAGCCATGAAGTCCTCTGCAGAAATAAAAACACTGTtttcttggtaaaaaaaaaaaagaagagtaaaACCAAGAACTCAACctaaaaggtttttattttaaaaaaaaaaaagaaaaaaaaaaaaacctcaattgcTGACATCTTACCTGCAAATTTGAATCAAAAAGCACAGAGTGAAAGTGCATGTTCCCAGTCTAAGTATCTTCCATCATTCGCTCCAAAGTAACACCTAAAAATCCAATTCCTCCATCAAAACCTACTCTAATTCCACCTATGATTCCACCAAAttttacactaaaaaaactcatatttctTCAACGATAAAACGAGGAATGATGcagattttcaaaacaatttaataaaatgagAAACGACAtcagtagagagagagagagagagagctaacCTGCGGAGTGAATTTGCTTTGGTTTAGCGAAGGAGAAGTTAGGAGTTTTATAATGAAATCCCGAAACGAAGCTAATTCGAGAATCGAAAGGACGGGGAAATTcaggagagaaaagagaaaggcAAAAGGAAACCGGCTTCTTTGGAATTCGCATTCTTGGGGGAATTAAGTAGGCATGAGTTGGATTAAACAAACAAGAATCCGATACCAGAATAACCCCTCCCTTCCAATGTGCTCTTGCAACTACCCCAACTAGGAACCTACTCTTTTATTATTCCCTTTACCGCATTTGTAGTGTCCATTTTTACAGAAGGAATTTAATTCTTACTTGGTGCGTGGATTCTTTTTCCAACagcccctctccctctccctctctgttTTCTGGTGTGCATAGATAAAATTGCAGCGTTGTGTGTTGTTGAGGATCAAGATTCTGTATGTTTGCCACGTGCTCCGTTTGTTACTTGTGCGAATGTCgatcctctcttttctctctctattcctGAGCCTGACGATGCTTCGTCCCCTTCTGCAATTCCACCAGGGAAAAATGCAtagatttctttcctttttttttttttttgcttttctataaatttatttctgaAAAACTTTCTCCTAACTGTATCAATTATCATAAACGTTTTATGTATTCGTGTGGAAATCCTGTCTTAATTGGAGATTATTTGTGAaagaataacccaaaaatattacttggtcttgaaaaaagaattatatatttatttttttaagaatatatatatatatatatataatttaaaatatatatttaaaattatataattaaaaaaaaaagattttaattgaatttttattggcgatttattattgttattttaaatacataataattttaaaaaataagttattaaaattcaattaaatcatttaaaaaccatgttaaaattaaaaagcaagttAATTAGTGTTTTTTCGATGaaaacacaacaaagaaaataaaaaaaattttaaaaaaaaaaatataggtgcATGGGACTAGCCTCTTTGAAGTTGGCCGGATGATCACAAGTCTTGaccttactttttttatatataaaaaaaaaaaagtgggaaTAAATTGTTTATTGTAACATATAACATATATAACATATCGTTTTGTTGTTTAATTAAACAACTTacttatcaatcaatctttatatgccttttaagtaataaaaaaataagttaaaaaccccaaaattaaatcaatgtCACAAATCTTTTCAAACTTAGATTTATTTTCTGAGTAATATAAGTAATATAAGGAATTAAAACCACCACTAACAaccatcaataaatttttatcataatgaaatattttaatataaacattgaccattttatttttcaaatttattatcattttaagcGTTATTCCAAACAATTAGGCtagaaaaagatataattttcattataaaaaaaaacttcagaaactaaaagtaaaaaaattagatttttgaacCAAAATTAACTTTATCTTAGAATATTAGATTGGCTATTATGTTTCTcttgtgttttttataaataaaatactgaTTGTCTTAGTGTTTTGGTATATTATTTGGtatcatttcaagtttttttttaatttttattttaagatttttgaaaacaaaaataggaTATTTGATTTTCACCAACAATTAGAAGCACGatgatttcaaaattattttatatggttttgacagatggttattaatttgttatatgttttaaaacaaaagacaagAACAAACTTctgttataaaaaatgaataaatttcttccaagagaaaggtagtGGATTTGTGATTTGAAAGGGTGCAAAAAAATACGAGGATCTCAGACGCCATTTGAAGGATATGATTGTTTGGAAATAAACAGTTGCATGAGTCATTCTTCCAAGATGTGTGAATCTTGAGTGCCTGTTCACCACTATCCCACAATCCTAtagttttcatttgaaaaacacGGCACATATTCCCTGTCAGCATCGCTGCAGTGAAAATTAGACAAGATGGAATAATAGCATATTCATACCTTGTCCATTTCATTTCAatagatattttgtttttttaattagagtggaatatttcagtttcaaagtGTTTCGACATGTCATTTCGGAATGGTActattcatatatttatttagcaCTGTGTTTGTattacataatttataattaatttatcttgaatttgaattatgtttgttgaatatatatatatatatatatataacaaatataatttcaaaatttaaaatatttttaaatagtcaagattaaatagatctttaacttaaagtaattcaacttaaacaaaatatcaaaatattataaaagtaaattgttttaacaaaaatattttaaatataaagttaggtcaatgttatccaAGTGGCTAATGGAATCTAAAACATCCCttgttttgctaaaaaaaaaaaacatgaatataaaccatatatattagtgataaatctaattttaaaaaattaatatcattgttaatgaaaatagtaataataattttcaatattattattaatatcattactattgaaaatagtaatgaaaaagagttttttataatcgagtggtttaattaatgaaattgagcaaggttcaatttgattcaatggtttttcaagagcggaacggaacatgtggaatgaaatcGGAACGTTTCGAGCAGAATTTAGTCGAAAAATCCGGAATGGACCGAGAtgtaaaatgagatgaaatttgttccGTTTTTTAAATAGGTATGGAATGTTTCGGCCATTCCGAATGGAACGGAacgaaattgacaaccttgattcATACCCCCACAGTACTCTGATCTTGGACCTGAGCTTTTGAAAAtctcttcaaaatttaaaatatattcgagtgatttttattgaaataattaagatcaaacatatatatatatatatatatatatatatatatatatatatatatatataaaggctagaattctgaataatctatATATTATGAGTTCATTGGCttaatctaaatacaaataaaatatatataggttaaacagaaagtactattctacccttaataaataagactacataaatatgatttaacatctcccctcaaacttaCGATGTggcagctacaagcatcgagagtttgccaaccagaaaacaaaaacgagagatggaatgcgccttggtaaagaaatctgcaatctgcaaggaagaaggaacaaaaggcaaagtaatggtgtcatgcttgagatgatgacaaGTAAGATGACATTcgatctcaatgtgcttagttcgctcatgaaaaaccgagttgtgatCAATCTGAATAGAATTATAGTTGTCATAATACATAGAAGTaggatgaaaaaagaaaacttccatatcagcaagtaaccaacgtaaccaaacaatctctttggtAATAGATgtcatggcacgatattctgcttcggttgatgattgagaaacaatagattgtttcttgctcttccatgaaataaaagaatcacctaaaaagatacaaaacccagtgtcgcacgtgtgcggcgtcgcggcgaaaatggttccactttaaatctaaaaatgtaTCTATATCTGGCAAATAtagggagacaagaaattcttgtcttttatcaatgaaaaatagaatgggattcgccacctagtattttggtcactagaaaccttaactggtctcagagatcgggtacggggactggttgcgtaaagggaaggtattagcaccccaaatacgtcttacctaaggtaagctgcattgtttggtTGTCTGATAAAAAGCTAAGGTGTTATTTAACTATTGGTCCGTCTAGggttcaagaaaagtcctccttaataaggaggtccttatcttatcgaGTAAAATCTTAATCATTCTAacgtctataaaaaaaaaaactatatttttaatatcaagaatacgttttacgtataaattcataatcccagatactaaagaagacaaaaatatatttttagaatttttgaaatattgaccaAGTTCTCATGGCTCtaacaaacttgttattaaagccaaagtgCATGCTAAAAccttttttgaatgtttttgttttatgcgtatttttttttttgttataggaAAATACgatgtgatgatttttattttttttttatctttgagagacttggccgtatgcatgaaaataaaatatatttttttggttttataatttttttttgcaatgtttcgatgaaaaccatgtattttaatactagatttgtatctttacagtataaaaatacaaaccaatattacacaaaatagatataaaaatacatgagaaaagcaccaattttttagaaaagattttttggaattaatttttttttttttttaaaaaaaaaaagaatagtggatactctccactgttcacgcaACGTGAACATTGAAGACCaccaaggaagaagaagaagaagaagaagaagaagaagaagaaagggaagggGAAGGAGGCTGACCTGCGGTGGAAGCTTGGTTGTGATAAGGAGGCTCTGCAGGCTTTGGTGGAAGGAATGGTGGCCGATGTCGGTTGCTggtgaaggaaaaagaaaagttgtAGAGGAGAGAGGCTCGGCGGTGCTCTCACTATATGAGGTGTTCGGGCGGTTGCTTGTGATGGAGATGGAGGTTTTCAAACTGGTGGTGACGATGTTGGTGGCTGAACGCCgcggtgagagagagagagagagagagagaggcaggtTCTACTGGCAGTAGGAACCGGGTTAGGAAGGTTGGTTTTTTTGCTGTCTTTAGACCCAAATTTCTCCCTCGTTGAAGCATGAAAATCACATATATTTATAGGTGGTGGAAGAGGAACACTTCATCTCTTCTAATTCCAAATTGCAGCCCTTGGTTCGACCCGAAAACACTCCAACCACTGCTTCAAAGAAGCAATGATGAACTGCCAGTTTTGTGCAGGAAAATGGTTGGTCGGGTTGGCCACTTTAGGGCGGTGTCGCCGCCTCTACAACCTCGATCAGCCAAAACTATTTATACTAGGGTGTAGTCAGGTGTCAGGGTATCGTTTTTGTGTAGGTTTCATTTAATTTGGGGAAGAAACGAGGAGTCAAACGCCTTGGGAAGGAGGCCCCTCGGGCAGCCTTTCTGAAAAAGATGATGAATAGTAAATTTCTAccaattacagtttagtcccttaatttgtgatttatctCTAATTACACCCCTTATTGgcctcaaactttcaattttgtttaatttcacccctgacGAACTTTAATTTGAACCCCATATTTCTGCGCCTTTTccagtttggtccttggttttggatttattcaattaagtccctaattggctatcaaacttcaatatttatgcaattaagccccttatttgaccaaatcaactctcaaaaattataatttgaccctaaaactttaatttcttccaattaaagcccaaattgagttaaaaagcaatttttcttgcaatcaaaccctttatatatttaattaaacttttaataaaatcaatattga from Populus alba chromosome 14, ASM523922v2, whole genome shotgun sequence includes:
- the LOC118035715 gene encoding uncharacterized protein isoform X2: MHTRKQRGRGRGAVGKRIHAPRVNQLHMSYKMDKGQKAVLGDQRLGSELMESRDGVQEPCIWSSPEGGKDEAELGKRIFCNRSLNMRNIIAVGFDMDYTLAQYKPETFEKLAYEGTIEKLVSNLGYPEELLGWTFNWKYMVRGLVVDKKRGNILKMDRHKYVKVAYHGFRELTKEEKVGTYGNTLIRDAFDEPDYALIDTLFSLAEAYLFSQLVDFMDKNPGRVPARVDYARMYKDVRSAVDMCHRDGTLKQMVAKDPKKYINEDKSIVPLLKMLRDSRRATFLVTNSLWDYTNIVMNFLCESRTLDGCNFDWLQYFDVVITGSAKPGFFHEESNANLFEVEPESGKLINTDNGTPMAQVGNTSPSITLKKQNERCRVFQGGTVRHLHKLLSIGSSSQVLYVGDHIYGDILRSKKVLGWRTMLVVPELEAEVKLLWELRDSRKALQLMRSDRDHIEDQIHRLRWSLDFEDLKADQKQEKSALVEDLEFQRDQVRIKHQQAQRECHQKFHKVWGQLMKTGYQNSRFAHQVERFACLYTSQVSNLSLYSPNKYYRPGEDFMPHEFNILPM
- the LOC118035715 gene encoding uncharacterized protein isoform X1 — translated: MRIPKKPVSFCLSLFSPEFPRPFDSRISFVSGFHYKTPNFSFAKPKQIHSAGVNQLHMSYKMDKGQKAVLGDQRLGSELMESRDGVQEPCIWSSPEGGKDEAELGKRIFCNRSLNMRNIIAVGFDMDYTLAQYKPETFEKLAYEGTIEKLVSNLGYPEELLGWTFNWKYMVRGLVVDKKRGNILKMDRHKYVKVAYHGFRELTKEEKVGTYGNTLIRDAFDEPDYALIDTLFSLAEAYLFSQLVDFMDKNPGRVPARVDYARMYKDVRSAVDMCHRDGTLKQMVAKDPKKYINEDKSIVPLLKMLRDSRRATFLVTNSLWDYTNIVMNFLCESRTLDGCNFDWLQYFDVVITGSAKPGFFHEESNANLFEVEPESGKLINTDNGTPMAQVGNTSPSITLKKQNERCRVFQGGTVRHLHKLLSIGSSSQVLYVGDHIYGDILRSKKVLGWRTMLVVPELEAEVKLLWELRDSRKALQLMRSDRDHIEDQIHRLRWSLDFEDLKADQKQEKSALVEDLEFQRDQVRIKHQQAQRECHQKFHKVWGQLMKTGYQNSRFAHQVERFACLYTSQVSNLSLYSPNKYYRPGEDFMPHEFNILPM
- the LOC118035715 gene encoding uncharacterized protein isoform X3; the encoded protein is MSYKMDKGQKAVLGDQRLGSELMESRDGVQEPCIWSSPEGGKDEAELGKRIFCNRSLNMRNIIAVGFDMDYTLAQYKPETFEKLAYEGTIEKLVSNLGYPEELLGWTFNWKYMVRGLVVDKKRGNILKMDRHKYVKVAYHGFRELTKEEKVGTYGNTLIRDAFDEPDYALIDTLFSLAEAYLFSQLVDFMDKNPGRVPARVDYARMYKDVRSAVDMCHRDGTLKQMVAKDPKKYINEDKSIVPLLKMLRDSRRATFLVTNSLWDYTNIVMNFLCESRTLDGCNFDWLQYFDVVITGSAKPGFFHEESNANLFEVEPESGKLINTDNGTPMAQVGNTSPSITLKKQNERCRVFQGGTVRHLHKLLSIGSSSQVLYVGDHIYGDILRSKKVLGWRTMLVVPELEAEVKLLWELRDSRKALQLMRSDRDHIEDQIHRLRWSLDFEDLKADQKQEKSALVEDLEFQRDQVRIKHQQAQRECHQKFHKVWGQLMKTGYQNSRFAHQVERFACLYTSQVSNLSLYSPNKYYRPGEDFMPHEFNILPM